In the Actinomycetota bacterium genome, one interval contains:
- a CDS encoding helix-turn-helix domain-containing protein, whose protein sequence is MLTTTAAAAALGLSRSQVNRLCWQGELRAWRHGRAWVIPEGALAEYRVRCIRLAEERRGLVGRPRRAARPAPAAGGEPVMTREAARAEYKAALEACGVAWGAWREACKGGRGGEEAALAEYEATKKACVVAWEAAEAAWSAADGE, encoded by the coding sequence ATGCTCACCACCACCGCCGCCGCCGCCGCCCTCGGCCTCTCCCGCAGCCAGGTCAACCGCCTGTGCTGGCAGGGCGAGCTGCGGGCCTGGCGCCACGGACGCGCCTGGGTGATCCCCGAGGGGGCGCTCGCCGAGTACCGCGTGCGCTGCATACGGCTCGCCGAGGAGCGGCGCGGGCTGGTGGGGCGGCCGCGGCGAGCAGCCCGACCCGCGCCGGCTGCTGGAGGAGAGCCAGTGATGACACGAGAGGCGGCGCGGGCGGAGTACAAAGCGGCGCTGGAGGCGTGTGGGGTTGCGTGGGGGGCGTGGCGGGAGGCGTGCAAAGGGGGGCGGGGGGGCGAAGAAGCGGCGCTGGCGGAGTACGAAGCGACGAAGAAGGCGTGTGTGGTTGCGTGGGAGGCGGCGGAGGCGGCGTGGTCGGCGGCGGATGGAGAGTAG